The proteins below are encoded in one region of Gammaproteobacteria bacterium:
- a CDS encoding cupin domain-containing protein translates to MKFIRQCSLGLLLVAGYTSAATDINAIQASDFDNIFVKKIADDTKATSFVIFVKKHVKPHLHKTHTELLYVLEGSADMQLGEQHISLTPGTFVQIPKGTVHAVTVTSDTPLKVLSIQTPQFHGQDRHFVTPQ, encoded by the coding sequence ATGAAATTCATTCGCCAATGTTCTTTGGGCCTGCTTCTGGTGGCAGGCTATACGTCTGCCGCAACGGACATCAACGCCATCCAAGCGAGCGACTTTGACAACATTTTCGTCAAAAAAATTGCTGACGACACAAAGGCCACGAGCTTCGTTATTTTTGTCAAAAAGCACGTCAAGCCCCATCTGCACAAAACGCATACCGAGTTGCTGTATGTCCTAGAAGGTTCTGCGGATATGCAGCTGGGTGAGCAACACATCTCACTGACCCCAGGCACCTTCGTACAAATTCCCAAGGGCACCGTTCACGCCGTCACAGTCACTTCAGACACGCCACTTAAAGTGTTATCAATTCAAACGCCACAATTCCACGGACAAGACCGGCATTTTGTGACGCCTCAATGA
- a CDS encoding AEC family transporter — MTSLIVAGALFFIGGALRLTRVFPDNAALTLNQYVVRVALPALILIRIPELKWQADLWVPVASAWLMLLAGWLLGLQLGTYLKLTQARRLTLALMLALGNTSFIAIPLLTLFSRPDAIPIALLYDQLGSFLGLAVLGSVLAQRDGQTPSIGQKLRAIVFFPPLIALLFATLCGRYTWVQQWFPALEPIAASLVPVVMVALGAQFSWQMGKTDRIIVTTALTIKMLILPALLTMLFLLTGQHGLTAQVSILEAAMPPMMSAAALASTYHLDEKLASRLVALGIAVSFITIPLWSSWLNLMFAHR; from the coding sequence ATGACGTCGTTAATTGTCGCTGGGGCCCTCTTTTTCATCGGCGGGGCCCTTCGCCTGACTCGCGTGTTTCCTGATAATGCCGCTCTGACCCTCAATCAGTATGTGGTTCGGGTTGCCTTGCCCGCCCTGATTTTGATCCGCATCCCCGAACTCAAGTGGCAAGCCGATTTGTGGGTGCCAGTGGCAAGCGCCTGGCTCATGCTACTGGCTGGTTGGTTGCTTGGGCTACAACTCGGCACCTACCTAAAGCTCACTCAGGCGCGTCGTCTGACGCTGGCGCTCATGCTGGCGCTTGGCAACACCTCCTTTATTGCCATCCCACTTTTAACACTCTTTTCTCGACCAGACGCCATCCCGATTGCCCTGCTCTACGATCAACTCGGCTCTTTTCTCGGATTAGCAGTGCTCGGCAGTGTGCTCGCGCAACGGGACGGCCAGACACCATCGATCGGACAGAAATTGCGGGCCATTGTGTTTTTTCCGCCATTGATTGCCTTGTTATTCGCCACCTTATGTGGCCGGTATACGTGGGTGCAACAGTGGTTCCCCGCATTAGAGCCCATCGCTGCGAGCTTGGTCCCGGTGGTCATGGTGGCGCTTGGTGCGCAATTTTCGTGGCAGATGGGAAAAACGGATCGGATCATCGTGACGACGGCATTGACCATCAAAATGCTTATCCTTCCCGCTTTGTTGACAATGTTGTTTCTGCTCACAGGCCAGCATGGGCTTACCGCGCAGGTGTCGATTCTAGAAGCCGCCATGCCGCCAATGATGAGCGCGGCCGCCCTCGCCTCGACCTATCACCTCGACGAAAAACTGGCCTCACGCCTTGTGGCCTTAGGCATTGCCGTCAGCTTCATCACGATTCCTCTGTGGAGCAGCTGGTTAAACCTTATGTTTGCACATCGCTGA